The Montipora capricornis isolate CH-2021 chromosome 3, ASM3666992v2, whole genome shotgun sequence genome window below encodes:
- the LOC138041426 gene encoding uncharacterized protein — MHLHGHLLECLLDYGPVFSFWCFSFERYNGMMGDYHTNNINIGVQIMRKFLREKELMRTPFPEGMEEFQQLLYRENKQKGTLLEASVGLQLFSNMMESEIGNPADVDLSKRETQVPLPPIKRDAIESADVRKLQKTYERMYPAGRILHIPHFCDKFKHLLYKGCRYTSEIAAHQQASTVFLQWFDDSSRPAVIREFLQHDVVVKTNNGKSQRVTHILALVEWYARHPQCNRYSKPVEVWANYFESLVPGHAHYVPVGRFQSNCVSVKYQVPLLNHQYEKVNVIIPLLNSVQV; from the exons ATGCATCTTCATGGTCATCTGCTGGAATGCCTTTTGGATTATGGTCCAGTTTTCTCATTCTGGTGCTTTTCATTTGAGAGATACAATGGAATGATGGGAGATTACCATACAAACAACATTAACATTG GAGTCCAAATAATGAGAAAGTTCCTGAGAGAGAAGGAATTGATGAGAACACCCTTTCCAGAAGGTATGGAAGAATTCCAGCAGCTTTTGTATcgtgaaaacaagcaaaaaggaACTTTACTTGAAGCAAGTGTTGGCCTTCAGTTGTTCTCTAACATGATGGAATCTGAAATAGGAAACCCAGCTGATGTAGATTTGAGCAAAAGAGAAACACAAGTACCTTTACCACCAATCAAGAGGGATGCTATTGAAAGTGCTGATGTGAGAAAATTACAAAAGACATATGAAAGAATGTACCCGGCTGGGAGAATCCTTCACATTCCACATTTCTGTGATAAGTTCAAGCACCTTTTGTACAAGGGTTGTCGTTATACATCAGAAATTGCTGCCCATCAACAGGCTTCAACAGTTTTTTTACAGTGGTTTGATGACTCCAGTAGACCTGCTGTCATCCGGGAATTTCTGCAACATGATGTTGTAGTTAAAACGAATAATGGCAAGTCCCAGAGGGTAACTCACATTCTTGCCTTAGTTGAGTGGTATGCAAGACATCCTCAATGCAACAGGTATTCAAAACCTGTGGAGGTTTGGGCAAATTATTTTGAATCATTAGTTCCTGGACATGCTCATTATGTGCCAGTGGGAAGATTCCAGTCAAACTGTGTGTCAGTTAAGTATCAAGTTCCACTTTTGAATCATCAGTATGAAAAAGTTAATGTAATAATTCCTTTGTTAAACTCAGTTCAGGTCTAG
- the LOC138040418 gene encoding uncharacterized protein: MSKTRTKKIFCHNCTSWMGKSLYYEHLPCGKSSLEAVQTKDVPRVGNRFYCNHCNETVSKSTFYEHKAIHGSACGIPSYDDQEEVEVNLDSDSDNENLVLSWGDEDRQFFSDGSCSTSDRSEDDMALEEYSLEGIHESSSQPEQQTLAMFKVADRAIVLLLKFLKLFLTGIGKLMQAEVLLNFANIIPQTLYLIEKNLCLHKDNFIKYAVCPKCKTLYKFDDCIQRRPNGEAVSKKCRHVNYPHHPHRTRRKPCGTFLMKTMRSKSGRTFLYPKQVYCFKKVTSSLKDLINKPNFMDNCEKWRTRFNELPDNILGDCFEGRIWREFQYVDGEPFLAVPNNFGLMLNVDWFQPTLHGSDSIGVIYMVDLRSRSITSIPSCNH; the protein is encoded by the exons ATGTCGAAAACGAGAACTAAGAAGATATTTTGTCATAACTGCACTTCATGGATGGGAAAAAGCTTATATTACGAGCACTTGCCTTGTGGAAAATCGTCGTTGGAAGCGGTTCAAACCAAAG ATGTTCCAAGAGTTGGCAACAGATTCTACTGTAATCATTGCAATGAAACAGTGAGTAAAAGCACATTTTATGAACATAAAGCAATACATGGTTCTGCATGTGGAATCCCAAGCTATGATGACCAGGAAGAGGTTGAAGTGAACCTGGACTCTGATTCAGACAATGAAAACTTGGTTCTCTCTTGGGGTGATGAGGACAGGCAGTTTTTTTCCGATGGCTCCTGTAGCACAAGTGATAGAAGCGAAGATGACATGGCCTTGGAAGAGTACTCATTGGAAGGAATACATGAAAGTTCCTCACAACCAGAACAGCAAACTTTG GCTATGTTTAAAGTTGCAGACAGGGCCATTGTTTTACTCTTGAAGTTTCTGAAACTGTTCCTTACTGGTATAGGGAAACTGATGCAAGCTGAAGTTCTCCTTAACTTTGCCAATATCATTCCACAAACATTGTACCTCATTGAAAAGAACCTTTGTCTACACAAGGACAATTTTATTAAATATGCTGTTTGTCCTAAGTGTAAAACTCTCTATAAGTTTGATGACTGCATTCAACGGAGGCCTAATGGTGAGGCAGTATCGAAAAAATGCAGGCATGTAAACTATCCACACCATCCTCACAGAACAAGAAGGAAACCATGTGGTACATTTCTTATGAAAACAATGAGATCTAAATCTGGAAGAACATTCTTGTATCCTAAGCAAGTGTATTGTTTTAAAAAGGTCACCAGTTCATTAAAGGACCTTATCAACAAACCAAATTTCATGGACAACTGTGAAAAGTGGAGAACTCGCTTCAATGAGTTACCTGACAATATTCTTGGAGATTGTTTTGAAGGGAGAATTTGGAGAGAGTTTCAGTATGTAGATGGAGAGCCTTTTCTTGCTGTGCCGAATAATTTTGGTCTCATGTTGAATGTTGACTGGTTCCAGCCTACTCTTCATGGATCAGATTCTATTGGTGTCATCTACATGGTT GACCTAAGGAGCCGAAGCATCACATCAATTCCTTCCTGCAACCACTAG